From Zavarzinella sp., one genomic window encodes:
- a CDS encoding PQQ-binding-like beta-propeller repeat protein produces the protein MRQTGKSSQLGQVGSILVQAILIGLLAAETGNSADWPQHLGPTRNGISQEKGLRRTFPKDYQPSWERNVGSGWAGLAGNTKQIILFHRIENNEVLESLDTSTGKVQWMAKYPTKYRDDFSFDDGPRATPLLLDQVVITLGADGDLASHQLSDGKEIWRKNLLTIYEVEKGYFGVATSPLQMDGKILVNVGGKQAGIVAFDLQTGKEIWKVTSDDASYSSPRIGKLQGQEVAIFFTRSGLACVNSAGKLVCQYPFRPRIGASVQANVPVGTSNEVFLSTAYSTGLVKLELAAGDAKEIWTAKEGLECHFNTPVLVDGFLYGIDGRQEGGAGLACLDWSNGKQRWKKKATGCAGIIAVDGMLILTTESGEIILVEPDPKEYRELARVKVLESPVRALPAMIDGKLYVRDAKKLYCLPMK, from the coding sequence ATGAGGCAGACTGGGAAGAGTTCGCAGCTAGGTCAAGTGGGATCCATTTTGGTTCAGGCGATCTTGATCGGCTTACTCGCTGCAGAGACGGGTAATAGCGCCGATTGGCCGCAACACCTGGGCCCCACACGCAACGGCATTTCCCAGGAGAAAGGACTTCGCCGCACATTTCCCAAAGATTATCAGCCAAGCTGGGAACGCAACGTTGGCAGTGGTTGGGCTGGTCTAGCAGGGAATACAAAACAGATCATCCTGTTCCATCGGATTGAAAACAATGAGGTGCTGGAGTCGCTTGATACATCGACAGGTAAAGTTCAGTGGATGGCAAAATACCCCACGAAGTACCGGGATGATTTTTCATTCGACGATGGCCCACGTGCTACCCCACTACTTCTGGATCAGGTGGTCATCACACTGGGTGCAGATGGTGACCTGGCATCCCACCAACTTAGTGATGGTAAAGAAATCTGGCGAAAAAATCTGCTTACAATTTATGAAGTAGAAAAAGGCTACTTTGGCGTTGCAACTTCCCCACTCCAAATGGATGGAAAAATCCTGGTCAATGTCGGTGGGAAACAAGCCGGAATTGTTGCGTTTGACCTGCAGACTGGGAAAGAAATCTGGAAAGTAACAAGTGATGATGCCAGTTACTCTTCCCCACGTATCGGGAAGTTGCAGGGGCAGGAGGTGGCAATTTTCTTTACTCGTAGTGGCCTGGCGTGCGTTAACAGTGCGGGAAAGTTGGTTTGCCAGTATCCTTTTCGCCCACGGATCGGTGCGTCGGTGCAGGCCAATGTGCCCGTAGGTACTTCAAACGAAGTTTTTCTTTCCACCGCTTATAGCACGGGGTTAGTGAAGTTGGAATTGGCGGCTGGTGATGCAAAAGAAATCTGGACTGCCAAAGAAGGGCTGGAGTGTCACTTCAACACTCCAGTTTTAGTGGATGGTTTTCTCTACGGTATTGATGGCAGGCAGGAAGGTGGTGCCGGCCTGGCCTGCCTGGACTGGAGTAATGGCAAACAACGATGGAAGAAAAAAGCTACCGGATGTGCCGGAATCATTGCTGTGGATGGAATGCTGATTCTGACTACCGAAAGTGGAGAGATTATTCTTGTTGAACCAGATCCGAAAGAGTATCGGGAACTTGCACGGGTGAAAGTGCTGGAAAGTCCTGTTCGGGCACTCCCTGCAATGATCGATGGGAAACTGTATGTGCGAGATGCCAAAAAGTTGTATTGTCTGCCCATGAAGTGA
- a CDS encoding DUF4139 domain-containing protein, whose product MRANRKWWIAAALTTILGSAAVLTQQAVTGDQPAGKLQPIVAKNADLQQAVSLPISQVILFNSGVAHFTRSGEVTDNARVDLSFQEQDINDLIKSMTLRDYSETGRISAVTYDSRDPIDRTLRSFAIDLNNNPTFSAILNQARGEPVEVTLLNNANQPGNLVGKIVGVEKQKQVSKDGAAETEVLNLWCAEGMRSVKLSEVQRLRFSNPVIENEMRRALETLSLSHDAQKKAVSIYFDGDGKRKVDVGYVIENPIWKTSYRLVLKKDGTPFLQGWAVVENPTDEDWDDVSMALVSGRPISFQMDLYNPLYIERPTVEPELFAGLRPPTYTGGFANGGLGGMPADGVAEGGFAPPPPPAPAAPGAAFGGGPGGRGLNENRRKSDMQRAKEFADNLNRDIDLGKNVQSVATAAALGDYHQYIIEHPVTLGRQKSALLPIVNKDVGGQRVSIYNPGVQAKHPLLGLRFKNTSGMPLMQGPITLFEGSVYAGDSRILDLQKDEERLISYAVDLGMEVSPKTGNNTSRITEVKAVKGIVYTKTLVREEMVYNISNRNEKERTLLIEHANRKDQGFTFVGENSKPLEEANDVFRFQVAVPAKKDMSYTILEERQIGSSITLNNNADDSIRYFINLKEAPESLKTKLKDALGMKSKWDGLRQDIQVAQRRIDTITKDQDRLRRNLRETPQESKLYKDYLKTLEDQEAEMKKLHEELKTLQSSEAVSRKSLDDFLANLSAE is encoded by the coding sequence ATGCGTGCGAATCGTAAGTGGTGGATTGCAGCAGCTTTGACCACCATCCTTGGAAGTGCTGCCGTATTGACACAACAGGCCGTTACTGGTGACCAGCCTGCTGGCAAATTGCAACCGATTGTAGCGAAAAATGCCGACCTGCAACAAGCAGTTTCGTTACCAATTTCGCAGGTAATCCTGTTCAATTCCGGTGTGGCCCACTTTACCCGTTCTGGGGAAGTGACCGACAATGCCCGCGTCGACCTGAGTTTTCAGGAACAGGACATCAATGACCTGATCAAATCGATGACCCTGCGGGATTATTCCGAAACTGGTCGCATTTCCGCTGTCACTTATGATTCCCGCGATCCGATTGATCGCACACTGCGTAGTTTTGCAATCGACCTGAACAACAATCCCACCTTTTCTGCGATCCTGAATCAGGCACGTGGGGAACCTGTGGAAGTGACACTGCTCAACAACGCCAACCAGCCAGGCAATCTTGTCGGCAAAATTGTTGGTGTTGAAAAGCAGAAACAGGTTTCCAAAGATGGTGCTGCAGAAACAGAAGTGCTGAACCTGTGGTGTGCGGAAGGCATGCGATCGGTAAAGCTGAGCGAAGTGCAGCGATTGCGATTTTCCAATCCAGTGATTGAAAACGAAATGCGTCGCGCTTTGGAAACGCTCAGCCTGAGTCACGATGCCCAGAAAAAGGCAGTCAGCATTTATTTCGATGGTGATGGCAAGCGGAAAGTGGATGTCGGTTACGTCATCGAGAATCCCATCTGGAAAACCAGCTACCGCCTGGTGCTGAAGAAAGATGGCACCCCATTCCTGCAAGGCTGGGCAGTGGTTGAAAATCCCACCGATGAAGACTGGGATGATGTCAGTATGGCACTGGTTTCTGGACGACCAATTTCCTTCCAGATGGATTTGTACAACCCACTGTATATTGAACGGCCCACAGTAGAGCCGGAACTGTTTGCCGGACTGCGACCGCCCACTTATACAGGAGGTTTTGCCAACGGCGGCCTCGGTGGCATGCCCGCAGATGGTGTAGCGGAAGGTGGATTTGCACCCCCTCCTCCACCTGCACCCGCAGCACCGGGTGCGGCATTTGGTGGTGGTCCAGGTGGACGCGGATTGAATGAGAATCGTCGTAAGTCAGACATGCAACGTGCCAAGGAGTTCGCAGACAATCTCAACCGTGATATCGACCTTGGCAAGAACGTGCAATCAGTTGCTACGGCAGCCGCACTGGGTGATTACCACCAGTACATTATTGAGCATCCAGTTACCCTGGGTCGACAGAAATCCGCGTTACTTCCAATCGTCAATAAAGATGTTGGTGGGCAGCGTGTCAGCATTTACAACCCAGGTGTGCAGGCCAAGCACCCACTACTGGGTTTACGGTTCAAAAATACTTCGGGCATGCCACTGATGCAGGGGCCAATTACGTTATTTGAAGGTTCCGTTTACGCTGGTGATTCGCGAATTCTTGATTTACAGAAAGATGAAGAACGATTGATCAGCTATGCTGTTGATCTGGGGATGGAAGTTTCACCCAAGACTGGCAACAATACTTCCCGCATCACCGAAGTGAAAGCAGTGAAGGGGATTGTTTATACCAAGACACTCGTGCGTGAAGAAATGGTCTACAACATTTCCAACCGCAATGAAAAAGAACGCACCCTGTTGATTGAGCACGCGAATCGGAAAGACCAGGGCTTTACCTTTGTTGGCGAAAACAGCAAACCACTTGAAGAAGCGAATGATGTATTCCGCTTCCAAGTGGCAGTGCCAGCAAAGAAAGATATGAGCTATACCATTCTGGAAGAACGGCAGATTGGCTCTTCCATTACTCTGAACAACAACGCTGATGACAGCATCCGTTACTTCATCAACTTGAAAGAAGCACCAGAATCGCTGAAAACTAAGTTGAAAGATGCCCTTGGGATGAAATCAAAGTGGGACGGTCTGCGGCAGGATATTCAGGTAGCACAACGACGAATTGATACCATCACCAAGGATCAGGATCGCTTACGTCGCAATCTGCGTGAAACCCCACAGGAATCGAAACTTTACAAGGATTACCTGAAAACGCTGGAAGATCAGGAAGCAGAGATGAAGAAACTGCACGAAGAACTGAAGACACTCCAGTCTTCCGAAGCAGTTTCCCGCAAATCGCTTGATGACTTCCTTGCAAATCTGAGTGCGGAATAA
- the trpA gene encoding tryptophan synthase subunit alpha encodes MNHSIEELFQRLRSSGKTAFIPFITAGDPNLATTAALLQQLPQAGADLIEIGFPFSDPIADGPTIQASYTRALNAGIKLDKILETVASVRATVSVPIVAMVSYSLIFRKNPQLFVDQAVRAGINGLIVPDLVADEAGEFAQICAKSGCSLIPLITPTTSPSRAKLIAEIASGFIYYVSVVGITGERTTLPAELSQQLLALKELTTVPLCVGFGISTPQQVEMLKGKADGIIVGSAIVRTIHEGGVEAACQLVGRLTESL; translated from the coding sequence ATGAATCATTCCATCGAAGAACTTTTTCAACGACTGCGAAGTTCCGGGAAGACGGCATTTATTCCTTTTATCACCGCTGGTGACCCCAATTTAGCCACCACTGCAGCGTTACTGCAACAATTGCCCCAGGCGGGGGCCGATCTGATTGAAATTGGTTTCCCATTCAGCGATCCCATTGCGGACGGCCCCACGATTCAAGCGTCTTACACCCGTGCCCTGAACGCGGGTATCAAGTTAGATAAAATCCTGGAAACCGTTGCTTCGGTGCGTGCCACCGTTTCTGTACCGATTGTGGCGATGGTTTCGTACTCATTAATTTTTCGAAAAAATCCGCAACTCTTTGTAGATCAAGCAGTTCGGGCAGGAATTAACGGCCTGATTGTACCTGATCTGGTCGCAGATGAAGCGGGGGAATTTGCCCAGATATGTGCCAAGTCCGGTTGCAGCCTGATCCCGTTAATTACCCCCACCACCTCGCCAAGTCGGGCGAAATTGATTGCCGAGATTGCCAGTGGTTTTATTTACTATGTCAGTGTGGTGGGTATCACTGGGGAACGCACCACGCTGCCTGCAGAACTTTCGCAGCAACTGCTTGCTTTGAAAGAACTTACAACAGTTCCGCTATGCGTTGGTTTTGGGATCAGTACCCCACAGCAGGTGGAGATGCTCAAGGGGAAAGCCGACGGCATTATCGTCGGCAGTGCCATCGTCCGCACCATCCATGAAGGTGGCGTGGAAGCCGCATGTCAATTAGTCGGACGTCTGACAGAATCATTGTAG
- a CDS encoding DUF6807 family protein, translating to MRRSATSLVLLAFCSTTWAETKVVTAELTAKKAVSNALVRISLTEEQATGMNSATAKIGGQSISCQLATASLNTGAGAEVVAIVPELSAEKPVSVEITLDSAKNTEGFTWKDAEGDAPVLFAKDKQVLAYVRPKFDPNPKALTNPTFKVYHHLYDESGTVRLTNGPEGRFPHHRGIYFGFNRISYNGKSADVWHCRNGESQQHDSTVATSGGPILGRQVVTINWNGQDGKTFAKETRQIDVIAAPGGRYIEFRSLLTTELDKVRLDGDPQHAGFHFRAAQDVEKNPKETYYLRPSGKGAKGTEINWTPKGKNSADVVNRAWTAMSFVVADKRFTCVYVDHSSNPKEARQSERSYGRFGTYFEYDLSKNNPLKLQYRLFVKEGEVTAEDCSQLSSAFDGGITVSVK from the coding sequence ATGCGACGAAGCGCCACCTCTCTTGTGCTGCTGGCATTTTGCAGCACCACATGGGCAGAAACAAAAGTTGTCACTGCGGAATTAACCGCCAAAAAAGCCGTTTCCAATGCTTTGGTGCGGATTTCCCTAACCGAAGAACAAGCGACAGGGATGAATTCTGCCACTGCCAAAATCGGTGGGCAGTCGATTTCCTGTCAGTTAGCTACCGCGTCGCTGAACACGGGGGCTGGGGCCGAAGTGGTGGCAATTGTGCCTGAATTGTCCGCCGAAAAACCCGTTTCAGTGGAAATCACCCTCGATTCTGCCAAAAACACAGAAGGATTCACCTGGAAAGATGCTGAAGGTGATGCACCAGTGTTGTTTGCGAAAGACAAGCAAGTGCTTGCTTACGTGCGGCCGAAATTCGACCCCAATCCGAAGGCGTTGACCAACCCGACCTTCAAAGTGTACCACCATCTTTATGACGAAAGTGGTACCGTGCGGCTGACCAACGGACCAGAAGGGCGTTTCCCGCACCACCGTGGTATCTATTTTGGTTTCAATCGCATCAGTTACAATGGCAAAAGTGCCGATGTGTGGCACTGCCGTAACGGAGAATCTCAACAGCACGACAGCACCGTTGCTACTTCAGGTGGGCCGATTCTGGGTCGTCAGGTGGTTACCATTAACTGGAACGGACAGGATGGCAAAACCTTTGCAAAAGAAACCCGCCAGATCGACGTTATTGCTGCACCCGGTGGACGTTACATCGAATTCCGCTCTCTTTTGACTACGGAGCTTGACAAAGTTCGTCTCGATGGCGACCCACAGCACGCAGGGTTTCATTTCCGTGCGGCACAGGATGTTGAAAAGAACCCCAAAGAAACTTACTATCTTCGTCCCAGTGGTAAAGGGGCCAAAGGCACCGAGATCAACTGGACACCAAAAGGCAAAAACTCAGCCGATGTGGTGAACCGTGCCTGGACAGCGATGAGCTTCGTGGTGGCTGATAAACGCTTTACCTGCGTTTATGTGGATCATTCCAGTAATCCCAAAGAAGCCCGCCAAAGCGAGCGATCTTACGGTCGATTTGGGACTTACTTCGAATATGACCTGAGCAAGAACAACCCACTGAAACTGCAATACCGCCTTTTTGTGAAAGAAGGGGAAGTGACTGCTGAAGATTGCAGCCAATTGAGCAGTGCATTCGACGGTGGGATTACGGTTTCGGTCAAATAA
- a CDS encoding sigma-70 family RNA polymerase sigma factor, with the protein MSPVPEKKSLRKNARQNYWATRNPDHYCIFPKNPPLAPEVEQQLFTVAQRGELTALNHLWCNHLRLVLSVVNLFECPEPLLEDVIQEGVMGIRKGIARYQHEKETAPSTYIWYWIYQSIQRFLYRHRYHVRIPSYLFRTYRDFFAELDKLIRRMLAIYKFANIQSIHELPADEILDKRQNQQLERKEVKLVVRRLLKYLQPKFRYVVIKRYGLGKHPPQTLRWVAKRLKISHERVRQIEQQALEKLRWICRKNAPAYVLDE; encoded by the coding sequence ATGTCCCCAGTGCCTGAAAAGAAATCCCTTCGAAAAAATGCCCGCCAAAACTATTGGGCTACCAGAAACCCTGATCACTATTGTATTTTTCCGAAAAATCCCCCACTGGCACCTGAGGTGGAACAACAACTGTTTACCGTGGCACAACGTGGTGAATTGACGGCACTTAACCATTTATGGTGCAATCATTTAAGACTTGTCTTGTCAGTTGTCAATCTTTTTGAGTGTCCTGAACCACTACTTGAAGATGTGATTCAGGAAGGGGTGATGGGAATTCGCAAAGGGATTGCTCGTTATCAACATGAAAAAGAGACAGCACCCAGCACCTACATCTGGTACTGGATTTATCAATCTATTCAGCGATTTTTGTACAGACACCGCTATCATGTGAGAATTCCCTCATACTTATTTAGGACCTACCGTGATTTTTTTGCCGAATTGGACAAACTAATCCGTCGGATGCTTGCGATTTATAAGTTTGCCAATATTCAATCAATTCATGAACTGCCTGCTGACGAAATTCTTGATAAGAGGCAAAATCAGCAGCTTGAAAGAAAAGAGGTGAAATTGGTGGTGCGTAGGCTGTTAAAGTATCTGCAACCTAAGTTTCGGTACGTGGTAATCAAACGCTATGGTCTAGGCAAGCATCCTCCACAAACGTTACGGTGGGTGGCAAAACGCCTGAAAATATCCCACGAACGAGTTCGACAAATTGAGCAGCAAGCCTTGGAAAAATTACGCTGGATCTGCCGAAAGAATGCCCCTGCCTATGTACTCGATGAGTAA
- the pyrE gene encoding orotate phosphoribosyltransferase, producing MELMQAKERLKQLYAARAIAFGNFVLASGKTSNYYINSKKVLFHSEAITMLAECLYYATKDLPIVGIGGLEVGAIPMAAATAMRYHQAGRTLEGFFVRKEAKEHGSKERVEGQIKAGDHVAVIDDVLTTGGSVLQAIQEVEKLGAIVSRVLCVVDRLQGAGELLKNYDYQPIFTINDFMAPQ from the coding sequence ATGGAATTGATGCAAGCAAAAGAACGTTTGAAGCAACTTTATGCGGCAAGAGCAATTGCCTTTGGCAACTTTGTCCTGGCCTCTGGAAAAACCAGCAACTACTACATTAATTCCAAAAAAGTGCTCTTTCATTCCGAAGCGATCACCATGTTGGCAGAATGCCTCTACTATGCCACCAAAGATTTGCCCATTGTGGGCATTGGCGGGCTGGAAGTGGGGGCAATTCCTATGGCCGCCGCCACCGCAATGCGGTACCACCAGGCAGGCCGCACGCTGGAAGGTTTTTTTGTGCGTAAAGAAGCAAAAGAACATGGCAGCAAAGAGCGTGTGGAAGGCCAGATCAAAGCCGGTGACCATGTTGCAGTAATTGATGATGTGTTGACCACCGGCGGGAGTGTTTTACAGGCCATTCAGGAAGTGGAAAAACTGGGGGCAATCGTCTCCCGCGTGCTGTGTGTGGTGGATCGTTTGCAGGGTGCTGGTGAGTTGCTGAAAAATTACGACTACCAGCCGATCTTCACCATCAATGACTTCATGGCTCCACAGTAA
- a CDS encoding efflux RND transporter periplasmic adaptor subunit, producing the protein MYKIAFMWCVTSVVCVMLAGCQKKKPPMQAPPPPAVTVVAPQLLQVFDYGYYTGHLEAAERVEIRARVKGKIKEILVPEGKVVQVNTPLYVIEPEEYQAVVNEAKAGLERAKAELKRSEVELERATNNRIRADRLHATNTISDEEYVQVKAAEKVASASVELAVATVNEQKAKVDTATLNLGYAVIKAPITGRISRTYVTEGNLVGYSDPTLLTIMVTNDPIYVYFDVPESDAIRYSEKMISQGLPAPSDNKIPIDVGVTTEKEYPHDGKINFREPKFEPGTGTVRYRGQLDNPNGKLSSGMYARVRVKWGGGSKKLCVPAQSVLSDIQGNYVLVVNAENKVVRKAVDRGVQLGAYYAIEKGLEATDRVIMIGMQKSRPGGEVKPQQGKPPELPETDPMGSKKDPPTPKAE; encoded by the coding sequence ATGTACAAAATTGCCTTCATGTGGTGTGTCACTTCCGTTGTTTGTGTGATGCTGGCGGGCTGTCAGAAGAAAAAACCACCAATGCAGGCTCCACCACCCCCCGCTGTAACTGTAGTAGCACCACAATTACTACAGGTGTTTGATTATGGCTACTACACTGGCCACCTGGAAGCTGCCGAGCGAGTTGAAATTCGTGCGCGGGTTAAAGGGAAAATCAAAGAAATTCTGGTTCCGGAAGGAAAAGTCGTTCAGGTGAATACGCCGTTATACGTGATCGAACCAGAAGAATATCAGGCGGTTGTGAACGAAGCGAAAGCGGGGCTGGAACGTGCAAAAGCAGAGCTGAAACGTAGTGAAGTTGAGCTGGAACGTGCTACGAATAACCGGATTCGGGCAGATCGCCTGCATGCCACCAACACCATTTCAGACGAAGAATATGTGCAGGTGAAGGCAGCAGAAAAGGTTGCCTCCGCATCTGTGGAGTTGGCCGTGGCAACAGTAAATGAGCAGAAAGCGAAAGTGGATACTGCCACTTTGAATCTGGGCTATGCAGTCATCAAAGCACCAATTACTGGTCGGATCAGCCGCACTTATGTGACTGAAGGGAATCTGGTGGGGTACAGCGATCCCACGTTGCTGACGATTATGGTGACAAATGATCCCATCTACGTTTATTTTGATGTGCCTGAATCGGATGCGATCCGCTATTCCGAAAAAATGATTTCACAGGGGCTGCCCGCACCTTCAGACAATAAAATCCCGATCGATGTGGGGGTGACTACTGAAAAAGAATATCCCCACGATGGAAAAATCAATTTTCGAGAGCCGAAGTTTGAGCCGGGCACAGGTACGGTGCGATACCGTGGCCAACTGGATAATCCCAACGGCAAGCTATCATCGGGAATGTATGCCCGCGTTCGTGTTAAGTGGGGCGGTGGCAGCAAAAAACTGTGCGTCCCAGCTCAATCGGTACTTTCCGATATTCAGGGCAACTACGTTCTGGTTGTAAATGCGGAAAATAAAGTAGTTCGGAAGGCGGTAGATCGTGGCGTGCAACTGGGTGCGTACTACGCAATAGAAAAAGGGCTGGAAGCAACTGACCGTGTTATTATGATTGGGATGCAAAAATCTCGTCCGGGTGGTGAAGTGAAACCCCAGCAAGGAAAGCCGCCTGAATTGCCAGAAACCGATCCGATGGGATCAAAGAAAGACCCACCCACTCCAAAAGCAGAATAG
- a CDS encoding 4a-hydroxytetrahydrobiopterin dehydratase, with the protein MAKKEEKVYTEAEITEKISQLGLTGWYLEDGWLRRKYNTDGWPQTLMAVNAIGFLCEAAYHHADLAITWGKLWVKLTTHSAGGITDKDFDLAKKIEETVLWRPTGGALGTGHPEKFVYSKS; encoded by the coding sequence GTGGCGAAAAAAGAAGAAAAAGTTTATACCGAAGCTGAGATAACTGAAAAAATCAGCCAACTGGGACTGACTGGCTGGTATCTGGAAGATGGCTGGCTGCGGCGTAAGTACAATACAGATGGCTGGCCACAGACACTGATGGCAGTAAATGCAATTGGTTTTCTGTGTGAAGCAGCTTACCACCATGCCGATCTGGCAATTACCTGGGGCAAATTGTGGGTAAAATTGACCACCCACTCTGCAGGGGGAATTACCGACAAAGATTTCGATCTGGCAAAGAAAATTGAAGAAACAGTGCTCTGGCGGCCCACTGGTGGGGCACTGGGTACCGGACATCCGGAAAAATTTGTTTACAGTAAGTCTTAA